AATTCCAGCAGTTTATACTAAACACAGCTCATCTTAAGTTCAACTTGGACGAGGAATATCAAAATCACCCTGAAATTTTCCAAAATATCAACAGTCCTCAAGACAGGGAAAAGGCCATGACTTGGGGGAATAAAAGAATTAACTAAATTAAACAACTCACCTACTTCTCCACCAAAACCACAGACTATGCAAGAGAATATCAATTCACTGTCTTATAGAATGCTCTTTCTGAACACCTTGGCATTCACCATTTGCTTTGCTGTTTGGACTTTTAACGGGGTGATGGTCACCTACCTTGTTGATAACAATATTTTTGAGTGGGGACCGGTAGAAATTGGTTGGTTGCTTGGTATTCCAATCCTTACCGGAGCTGTACTGAGATTACCATTGGGAATTATTACGGACAAATATGGGGGGAAATGGATATTTGCAGGCTTATTGCTGTTTTGCGCCATTCCAATGTATTTGATTGCATATGTGGACAGCTTTATTTTTTATGCTGTATTAAGCTTCTTCTTTGGCTTTGCAGGTGCTGGATTTGCTGTCGGTATTGGCTATACCTCTGTATGGTTTCCCAAAAATTGGCAGGGAAGGGCTTTGGGGATTTTTGGCGCCGGAAATGCCGGAGCAGCGCTGACCACACTTTTGGCCCCCACCCTATTAAATAGGTTCACAGACCATGGTTCCAATCCGGAAAATTGGAGGCTTTTACCCCAGTACTATGCAGGTGTACTTGTGTTGATGGCCTTGACATTTATTTTGTTCTCAGTAAATAAAAAGACCGGAGCACCTGCCCGTACTATGGGCCAGATCCTAAGACCACTTCAAAGTATCCGAGTTTGGAGATTCGGATTCTATTATTTCCTTGTTTTTGGTTGTTTCATTGCATTTGCTCAGTGGTTGGTGCCTTATTTTGTGAATGTATATGGGGCAAGTTTGGTAGTAGCTGGGCTATTTGCCTCACTATTTTCATTCCCTTCCGGAGTAATCAGGGTATTGGGCGGATGGATGAGCGACAAAATTGGAGCCCGTAGGGTCATGTTGGGCACATTCCGCTGGTCAGTGATCTTGGCGGCCTTGTTGATGGTTCCCCGTATGGATATCATTACACCTGGCAAAGGAATAATGGCCGAAAGAGCAGGTCAGGTCCAATCAGTAAGTGACCGTGAAATCATTGTTGAAGAAAAAAGTTATGGATTGGCCTCCAAAGCATTGGCCAATCAAAAAATGGAAGACCCCAATACTTTGGCATCATTCCTGCCCCAAAAATATAATTGGCAGGAACCCGTAGTTACCGAAGGCCAACAAGTAGTTAAAAAAGAATTGCTTGCTAAAGGAGTGACACAGATTTCTTTTGAAGCCAATATGTGGGTTTATGCCATTCTCGTACTTTTGATCGGTATCGTCTGGGGAATTGGAAAAGCAGGTGTTTACAGGTTTATACCAGATTACTTCCCAAATGAAGTGGGCACTGTAGGTGGTATGGTAGGCGTCATCGGTGGCCTTGGAGGGTTTGTCTGCCCAATCCTCTTTGGTTACCTACTTGATTGGACAGGTCTCTGGACGAGTAGTTGGATCCTGATGTTTATCTTATCTGTACTTTGCCTATATTGGATGTTGCAGGTGACCAGAAAACTAATCAAAGCAGAATCCCCTGAAATAGCCAATAAAATTGATCGGGTGAAATAGAAAGATATTAAATTTCATTTAACCTTATTGAACCTATTTCTTGAAGAATTGTCATCAGGAAATATACAGGAAACAGGTAATTTCGTAGGCTAATCAATTGAAACAATGTAAACCGCTTCCTAATGGAATTTGATTAATCCTGAATCTAGGGTCCAGTACAATGAATCTAACTTCATTCCAGAATTCTGGCCTCTCAATTTTAATAACTGAAAAATGATCAACATCACACATAAATCCAACACCTTAAGAAAAGCCATTGCCCAGGCCATAGTAAAGGTGAGTTCCCAGGAAACCATTCAAGCTGTAATTGAAAAGAAGGTTCCAAAAGGAGATGTCTTTGAAATGGCCAAAGTCGCAGGATTATTTGCAGCAAAGAGGACTGCGGATATGATTCCTGACTGTCATCCATTACCGGTAGAATTCACAGCAGTCAGTTATGAAATCAAAGACTTACAAATTTTCATTTTTGTTGAAATCCATACCATTTACAAAACAGGCGTAGAAGTAGAGGCCATGCATGCGGCCTCAGTAGTGGCTTTGACGATGTATGATATGCTCAAGCCATTGGATAAAGGAATCAGTATTGAGCAAATTAAACTGATAGAGAAAAAAGGAGGCAAAACTGATTTTTCAAAAGAAAACATTCAGGTTCTTAAAGCGGCTGTCATTGTATGTTCCGATTCTATAGCTGCCGGAAAGAAGGAAGACAGTGCAGGAAAAGCCATCATCAGAAAACTTGAAAATTCCAAGGTACAAATCCACGATTATCTTGTCATCCCTGATGAAGTAAACGAGATACGGAATCGGTTAAACCAATATGTGGAACAAAAAGTCAATATGGTCATTTTTACAGGAGGAACGGGACTTTCACCTAGAGATGTAACTCCTGAAGCCATCAAGCCGCTACTAAAAACAGAAGTACCGGGAATTGAGGAAGCTATAAGGGCTTACGGTCAGCAAAGAACCCCCTACTCCATGTTATCCCGTTCTGTTGCAGGATTGATTGGCAAAACCCTTGTTCTTGCATTACCGGGATCTACAAAAGGAGCAGAAGAATCCATGGATGCTATTTTCCCTGCTATCTTGCATATTTTTAGGGTCATGGAGGGGCCGGCTTTTAGGCATGAATGAACTTGGAGATTATGAAATTGGTTAAGTTGTGGGTCTAGGGCTTGTTGGCTTAATGGATTACCTAGTTAAGAAATGATTGATTAGACAATTGAGGGTATAGGTGTAGAGTAAATGTATTTCTGAAATACTAACAAAATAGCTATTTATTCAAAAGGGTCTCATTTTGATTCTTCAAGCGATCCATACAAGCTAAAAAATTTGAGAGGTTAAAAATCATAAGGGAGTGGGGATTGTGGTATAACTGCAAATCTCCCTCCCTTTCCAACTTTAATAATCCTCCAGTTTCTTTGCTGTAAAGGCCAGTTGTTAATCTTAGACATTCTGTCACAAACCAGTTCATAGGATTTAAGAAATTGGAAGAGTTTCATCAACTTACAAGCAACATAAAAAAAACAGATTTGATGGCAGTAACAAAGGACCACTGGGAAAATGTATATGAAACTAAGGATACCACAAAAGTTGGTTGGTTCCAGGAAAAACCAATTGTTTCTCTCGATCTAATTGAAGAATTCGGGATTAACAAAAATTCAGCTATCTTAGATGTAGGAGGTGGTGACAGTTTATTGGTTGATCATTTGTTGGCCTTAGGTTATAAGGATATATCTGTCCTTGACATTTCTTCCACCTCTTTGAAAAAAGCGAAAATAAGATTGGGGAAAAATGCAGATAAAATCGAATGGATACATTCAGATATTATAGATTTTAATCCGGATCGGAAATATGATGTTTGGCATGACAGGGCTGTTTTCCATTTTTTGATGGATAAAGAAAAAATCGACATCTACCTTAAAATTTCATCCCTGCATATTAAACCGGGAGGATGGCTGTTTATTGGGGTCTTTTCAGAAACCGGACCAGAAACCTGCAGCGGACTTCCAGTCCAAAGGTATTCAACAGTAGCACTGGCAGAAACTTTTAGCATGTCCTTTGATTGCGTAAAAAGTTTTAATACGGATCACATTACCCCTTCCGGCGTAACTCAAAACTATAGTTTCTGCTGTCTCAAAAGGAAATAAATGGACTATCAGCTCCGGATAAATTTTGAATAAGGCTGAAAAGTAACAATTCTCACAAAAACCGAATTAGAAATTGCTGAATTTTGTCTTATAATTTCAAACAAAACGAACAATCAAAACAGAAATAGCATATGTTCTTCGAACTAGTTTATGACAAAAGTTTGGCCCAGGCCAGTTATGTAATCGGTTGTCAGGCACATGGTGTTGCAGCCGTAATCGACCCTAAAAGAGACGTAGATACCTACCTACAAATTGCCAAAGCCAATAACATGAAAATCACGCATATTTTGGAAACCCACATCCATGCGGATTTCCTAAGTGGTTCCAGAGAGTTGGCGGCATTGACCGGTGCTGAGATGTACCTGTCCGATGAAGGAGATGAAAACTGGAAATACGAGTTTCCCCATAACAAAATCAAAGGTGGAAATGTCGTAAAAATGGGTAACCTGACTTTTGAAGTCATCCATACCCCAGGTCACACTCCTGAAAGTGTCAGCTTTCTATTGACTGACAAACCAGCATCCAGCGAACCTGTGATGTTGTTCACCGGGGACTTTGTGTTCGTAGGTGACGTGGGAAGACCTGACTTGTTGGAACAAGCTGCCGGTATCAAAGGAACACAAGATGTAGGTGCAGCTCAGATGTATGATTCCTTGCAGGAATTCAGCAAATTGGGTGACTATATCCAAGTATGGCCAGGTCACGGTGCAGGTTCTGCCTGTGGTAAAGCATTGGGTGCAGTACCTATGACCACCGTAGGATATGAAAAAATCAGAAACTGGGCATTACAACTGTTGAATGACAAGACTGCCTTTGCCAAAGAATTGCTGGCAGATCAGCCTGAGCCGCCTAAGTACTTCGCAATGATGAAGAAATTGAACAAGGTGGACAGAAAGCTTTTGACCGAAGTACCTAAAGTTCAAAATTTATCCAAAGTTGCTTATGCCAAGGTAAAAGCTGATGGGTTGAAAACCATCGATACCAGACCATGGCAGGAATATGCTGAAGGTTTCCTAAGAGGTACTTACAGCATCACCAACAACAACTCCTTCTCCACTTGGATGGGTTGGTACCTGAACTATGATGAAAACTTCGTATTGATCGCTGAAGAAGCACAGGTGGAAGATTTGACCAGAAAGCTGATGAGAATCGGTCTGGACAATTTATATGGTTATATCACTCCTGCACAATTGGCAGAGTATGAAAAAGGTAATTTGGAAACTTTCAATCCGATCGATAAAGAAGCTGTAGAAGCCAAAATCGCAGAAGGTAATGTACAGGTCATTGACGTAAGAGGTGTGGCCGAGTACAAAAAAGGCCATATTGAAGAGGCAGACAATCTCTTTGTAGGTAAATTACCTCAAAATCTGGACAAAGTATCCAAGGACAAACCAGTAATCATCCATTGTCAAAGTGGAGCAAGAGCGGCAATCGCCTACTCCATCTTGAAAGCCAGCGGCTTCGATAATGTAGAAAACTATGCCGGTGGATGGGCAGACTGGTCTGCCAAAGAAGCAGAATTAATTAAAGGTTAATGGTTAATAAATTGTTTAAAAGCCCGGTCATCCGGGCTTTTTTTATAGCAAAAAAAAGCGACACTCAATTTGAGTGTCGCTTTTTCATTCTGATTGAATAGGTTATTATTCTTTTTGGAATACCCGCACATAGTCAACGACCATTTGCTGTGGGAATGTAGTGGTTCCGTCTGGATTACCGGGCCAATTTCCACCAACTGCGATATTAAATAGGAAAAAGAAGGACTCTCTTAATTCCGATAAAGCCGCTGGAGTGATATCGATTTCATGATAAGGTTCATTATCCAATAACCAAACGATTTTTTGTTCATCCCAAATGATGGAAAATACATGGAAATTATCATTAAAGATCCCTTCCCGCAAAGTTACCGAGCCACCAAACTCAGCATGGCTTCCATTATTGTCCCAATGAACGGTGCCATGAACGGTGTTGTTCCTGGCAGTGCCTGGTCCACCGACCATTTCCATAATATCAATCTCCCCACATCTTGGCCAACCCACCTGATCTATATTATCACCCAGCATCCATAGTGCTGGCCAAATGCCTTGCCCTTTGGGTAAAGCAGCCCTGATATCCACCCTGCCAAACTTGAATGATCGCCTGCTCTGAGTTTTGATGCGGGAGGAGGTATAATTTCTTCCTCCAACGCTTTCCTGTCTTGCCTGGATGATCAGATTTCCGTTTTCAACCCTGACATTCTCTCTTCTATACCATTGCAGTTCATTGTTCCCCCATCCACAGAGTGTGGGGCAACCATCACCTAAATCAAATACCCAATCAGATGACAAGGCATTTCCTTCAAACTCATCTCTCCAAACCAGTCTGTAGCCCGCATAACTTTCGGGACTTGTATATCCTGTTTGAGGTATGGCAAGCCCGAAAACTGCCTCAGAAATACTGATTTGTCTTTCTTCTTTGATAAAATCATTTTCGGTAGCATGGGCTTGAACGGTAATGGTGTAAGTGCCTGCTTGCCTGTATAAGAATGTCACTTGGTTTCCTTGAACCAGTTCAGGTAACTGTGGTCCAACTCCAAAACCTACCCTGAAGAAATTGGCATTTTGAGCAGTAAAACTTACTGTTACCGCACCCCTTTCTCCCTGTACGATATTTACTTCCAAGTTGGTAGGCAACACTAATTTTGCATCAACTTCCTCTTGCTGGCAGGCCTGTGTGAGGACTGCCGCAAGAAGGAAAATTAGTGTATGTTTTAATTTAATCAGCATCATTACCATTTTAATTAGCAGGTACTAATACATAGGTCCACCAAACACCGCCATTGTTGGTTATATCAATAACCAATGTCAACTCACGTGTAGTCGGATTGTAATTTAAGACATCGTAAGTGACAGATTCATTGGGTCTTGGAGGACCTTGGGTATATTCACCTCCATTGAACGCCTTAGGTAATACAATAAACGCGCCCGTTCCAGTAACGGTTATTTTTGCCCTGTTATTGCCTGAAGCAGGTTGGAAACTAAACTGATGTGTACCTGAAGCCCAGGCCGCCCCCGGGGTCCCTGTTAGATTGGATTCAGGTTGACATCCCCCACCGGATATACCCATGTAATCTTCGGCGTAAATATCCCCTTGTGCATCATATTCAAATATACCATTTTCTTTGAAGATAAACAGGTCATTGAAAAGGCAGGGACGGTCTCCTGAAATATTTTGACCATTTGGGAAGAATGCATCACTTCCTGGTGCAGGACCCACGCCAAATGCACCTACAGCCGGCTTCAGTTTCCATGCCTGTGAACCAGTTCCGATCAAATCCTGCAACCTCAGACCATTTTCCTGAGGAACCTCTGGATCTGTTCCAGCTGGGACCAAGGTAAAGTTCCAGAATACAGCTCCATTTCCTGAGATGTCGATCGATAATTGCAATTCACCTGTTGCCCTATCATAGCCAATTACATCATAGGTGACTGATTCATTCGGACGTGGAGGTCCTTGGGTATATTCACCACCATTAAAGGCTTTTGGCAGCACTATAAAGGCCCCGGTTCCAGTCACTGTGATTTTTGGAAGACTATTGGCAGTGCCCGGTGTAAAGTTAAATTGATGTTGACCAGAAGCCCATGCAGCTCCAGGAGTTCCTGTTAAATTAGACTCCGGCTGACATCCCTCAGAGGATAGACCCATATAGAATTCACCGAAAATATCTCCTTGGGCATCATATTCATATGTTCCATTTTGATTGAATATAAACAGGTCATTGAATAGACAAGGTCTATCGCCTGAAATATTATTTCCATTCGGGAAAAATGCATCACTTCCTCTAGCTGGCCCAACACCAAAAGCCCCTGCGGCAGGTTTAAGCTTCCATGTTTTTCTACCATTTCCTACCAAATCACTCAAACTGAAGTTCACATTTGGATTTTCAGGCTCAGGTTCAGGGTCAGTAGGTGCTGCAAATCCTGCAGGAATCAATCGCACATACCAGGCCAAAGCACCATTTGCTTGGTCTGTAAAGCGAAGGAACATTTCATTTTCTGTTAACCTTAAGATTTGATAAGATCGGGTTCCTGTAAAGTATCCAATGAATCCAGGAGTTGTGACACTCAATACAGGATGCCTTCCTGATTCTTCTACAATATTCCAGTTCAATCCTCCTGGCGAAACAAAAGGAGCTGACAAATCCCCTACTCCCGGATCAAATGCTCCCGGGAAATTGGCGCCTTGAGCGGCATTCAAATACACCAAACCGCCTGTATTCCAATCGAAAACGAAATCACGTAATTTAAAAGTATAACGGGTGTTGTACATACCGCTACCTACTTTTTCATTTGGACGGGCCTGATAAAATTCAGGGAACTCACTGCCAATAGGTCCTACCCCAAGATGTCCAGCCCTAGTCGAGTCGATAGCCCAAGTCTTACCATTAATGGCATCAATGCCACCTGTCAATAAGTTGAAAACCGGTCTGTCCAGCAATGTAGGATCTGTATTTTCAATAACTACATCTTTGGAAAATGTAGCACTTCCTCCCCTGCTGTAAATGGTAAGCGTTACTTTATATGTGCCTGCCAAAGGATAGAAACCTGTCACTTTTCTGCCCTCTGCTTTGACACCATTACCTAGATCCCAAACCATCAGGAAGAAGTCATTATCTGCGGTAAACTGCAGGATATTATCACTTTCCTCGGAAGGAACAAAGCTGAAGCCTGCCTCCTGTACTGTTGGCGGCTCTGCATCCAATCTATATTCTTCTATACATGCCCACATGAATAGGACAGGTAATAAGAATGCTGCTAATCTGAATATTCTTTTCATTTTGTCTGAATTAATAACCTGGGTTTTGTGCCCATCTACCACCTGCTAAATCAATCTCCACCTGAGGAATAGGAAACAGCTCATGCTTTCCTACCTGAAACCCGGAAATAGCTGCTACTGCTTTTCCAGTCCTTACCAAATCCCAAAATCTATAGCCCTCTCCAGAAAGCTCCAATCTTCGCTCACGGTAAATGTCCTCCAACAATTGGGAACCTGAGCTGGTGATGTCCGGAACTCCGGCTCTTTGTCTTACCTTGTTCAACTCCGTTCTGGCACGGGCATCATTCCCAATCTGGGCAAAAGCCTCTGCTGCCATCAACAGTACATCCGCATAACGGATGGCGCGGTAATTCAAGGGACTCGTCAAATCATCGTCAGGAAGACCTCTTTCAAAATCTCTCTTGATGTATTTATTATTGTAATAGCCGGTATGACCTCCTCCGCCAATCATGTAAGAAATCTCTGATGCATTGGGTTGTGCTGCAATGAACGCATCCAGATCAAGAATGGTAACTTCCCTACGGGGATCATTTCCGAAGAAATCATACAGATTCTGAGTAGGAAGATTGTAGCTGTTGCCATCTCCATAGAAGGGACCTACATAATTCCGGATACCATGGAAACCAGGTGCCGGATTACCTTGCAGACAAACCAAGCAGCCATAATCACCGCCCTGTAAACCTGAATGTTGGATGGTAAACACATCTTCACTGCTGTTCTGATTGGCCACCAACCACATGGTTGACATATTAGGCACCAATGCATAGCCAGCTTGGTTGGTAGTGATCAATTCATCAAAAACCTGAGCTGCCTCACCAAATTTTTGCTGGTACAATAAAACCTTGCCTTTCAGGGCCATAGCCGCACCTTTCGTTATTCTACCCACTTCAGGATTGGTCCAATTCAACACGCGTATCGCCCGGTCCAGATCTCTTTCTATCTGCTCATATACCTGAGCTTTGGGAGTTCTATTTATTTGGAATACTTCATTGATGGATGCTCTTCTATCGACAATCAAGGGGACATCTCCAAAGTAATTCACCAAGGTAAAGTAGTAGTAGGCTCTGATAAAAGAAATTTCAGCCATCAGACGCTCTTTTGAAGGAAAGTCAATCTTATTTTCATTTTCGAAGATGAAATTTGCACGGGCAATTCCCGCATAATTAAAGCGCATCACATCTCTTAATTCATTGTTGACTCCCCCATGCCTCATGCCATCAATCTCATGAAGGCCCTGAGTATCGTTGACACTTTCACCACCTGCTATGGAATTATCGGATGCGATTTCGCCTATCCAAACCTGCAGGTAATTGGTCTGCATCAAATCATAAACCCCGATCACAGCCCTTTGAAAATCTTCTTCGGTATTGAAGAAATTTTCTGCATCCTGAACAAATTCAGGTTCAATATCCAACCAGTGGTCACAAGAGACCAAGGACATGGTTAAGGCCAAAATAATGATATATAGCTTTTTCATGTTTCTTAAAATCTAAAGTTTAAACCACCCATGATTACTCTCGCCTGTGGAAATATACCGTTATCTACACCTGCAAAAAGAGGATTGCCAGATCCCACATCTGGGTCAAAGCCCATATACCTGGTTAAGGTGATCAGATTATTGGCTGCCACATAGAAACGCATGGATTTGATTCCAATCTTTCCTGAAATTTGTTCAGGAAGTGTATAACCCACTTGGACATTTCTAAGTCTTACAAAAGAACCATCTTCAACAAAGAAGTCTGAAAAAACAGTGTTTCTAGTCTGTCCAGTAGTCAATCTTGGGATATCATTGGAAGTCCCTGGTCCTGTCCAACGGTTTACATTATAAGCCAGTTGGTTGGCAAAAGGCTGCTGTCTCTCATAGTTTCTGATAATGTCCTGACCAATAGCGGCATACACATTTGCAGAGAAATCAAAACCTTTGTAATCCACTGACAGGTTGAGTCCCATGATAAAATCAGGGATTGGAGAACCTATCATGGTACGGTCTGAATCGTCACTGAAATTGATGACGCCATCGCCATTGATGTCCACAAAACGGAGATCTCCAGGTCTTGCATCTGGCTGTCTGACAGGACTGGAGGCAATTTCTTCAGCAGTCTGCCAGATCCCATCAGTTTGGAAGCCCACAAAATAACCAATTGGGAATCCCTCTTGGAACCTGGTAGCAATGTTTCCGCCCACACCGAATGCCGCTCCCGGAATAAAATCCAAACCCTCAGGGACTTTGGTAACCCTGTTTCTAATAAAAGTAGCATTATAATCTACTCTAAAATTAACCCCTGTAGGTTTTGAAGTTCCATAACCGATTTCCAGCTCAAGACCTTTATTGGATACATTACCCGCATTGATTACAGGCGGAAAACCTCCTGGACCATAAGAACCCAATAAGGCGGATACCTCAGGCTGGAAAAGAAGATCTCTGGTATCTTTGACAAAGTAGTTTGCTGTAAAATCAATGGTTCTGAATAAAGTAAAATCCAAACCAATATTGGTCTGCAAGGTTGTCTCCCACTTTAGATCGGGATTACTTGTAGCACCAATTGCTGCTCCGTTTATGATAAAATCATTAAAAACATAACGGGCCAATCCATTCATCAGGCCTCTGTACCTGAACAGACCGATTTGGTCATTACCCGACACACCAAAGCTGGCGCGAAGTTTCATA
This Cecembia calidifontis DNA region includes the following protein-coding sequences:
- a CDS encoding MFS transporter, which translates into the protein MQENINSLSYRMLFLNTLAFTICFAVWTFNGVMVTYLVDNNIFEWGPVEIGWLLGIPILTGAVLRLPLGIITDKYGGKWIFAGLLLFCAIPMYLIAYVDSFIFYAVLSFFFGFAGAGFAVGIGYTSVWFPKNWQGRALGIFGAGNAGAALTTLLAPTLLNRFTDHGSNPENWRLLPQYYAGVLVLMALTFILFSVNKKTGAPARTMGQILRPLQSIRVWRFGFYYFLVFGCFIAFAQWLVPYFVNVYGASLVVAGLFASLFSFPSGVIRVLGGWMSDKIGARRVMLGTFRWSVILAALLMVPRMDIITPGKGIMAERAGQVQSVSDREIIVEEKSYGLASKALANQKMEDPNTLASFLPQKYNWQEPVVTEGQQVVKKELLAKGVTQISFEANMWVYAILVLLIGIVWGIGKAGVYRFIPDYFPNEVGTVGGMVGVIGGLGGFVCPILFGYLLDWTGLWTSSWILMFILSVLCLYWMLQVTRKLIKAESPEIANKIDRVK
- the moaCB gene encoding bifunctional molybdenum cofactor biosynthesis protein MoaC/MoaB, which produces MINITHKSNTLRKAIAQAIVKVSSQETIQAVIEKKVPKGDVFEMAKVAGLFAAKRTADMIPDCHPLPVEFTAVSYEIKDLQIFIFVEIHTIYKTGVEVEAMHAASVVALTMYDMLKPLDKGISIEQIKLIEKKGGKTDFSKENIQVLKAAVIVCSDSIAAGKKEDSAGKAIIRKLENSKVQIHDYLVIPDEVNEIRNRLNQYVEQKVNMVIFTGGTGLSPRDVTPEAIKPLLKTEVPGIEEAIRAYGQQRTPYSMLSRSVAGLIGKTLVLALPGSTKGAEESMDAIFPAILHIFRVMEGPAFRHE
- a CDS encoding class I SAM-dependent methyltransferase codes for the protein MAVTKDHWENVYETKDTTKVGWFQEKPIVSLDLIEEFGINKNSAILDVGGGDSLLVDHLLALGYKDISVLDISSTSLKKAKIRLGKNADKIEWIHSDIIDFNPDRKYDVWHDRAVFHFLMDKEKIDIYLKISSLHIKPGGWLFIGVFSETGPETCSGLPVQRYSTVALAETFSMSFDCVKSFNTDHITPSGVTQNYSFCCLKRK
- a CDS encoding MBL fold metallo-hydrolase, producing the protein MFFELVYDKSLAQASYVIGCQAHGVAAVIDPKRDVDTYLQIAKANNMKITHILETHIHADFLSGSRELAALTGAEMYLSDEGDENWKYEFPHNKIKGGNVVKMGNLTFEVIHTPGHTPESVSFLLTDKPASSEPVMLFTGDFVFVGDVGRPDLLEQAAGIKGTQDVGAAQMYDSLQEFSKLGDYIQVWPGHGAGSACGKALGAVPMTTVGYEKIRNWALQLLNDKTAFAKELLADQPEPPKYFAMMKKLNKVDRKLLTEVPKVQNLSKVAYAKVKADGLKTIDTRPWQEYAEGFLRGTYSITNNNSFSTWMGWYLNYDENFVLIAEEAQVEDLTRKLMRIGLDNLYGYITPAQLAEYEKGNLETFNPIDKEAVEAKIAEGNVQVIDVRGVAEYKKGHIEEADNLFVGKLPQNLDKVSKDKPVIIHCQSGARAAIAYSILKASGFDNVENYAGGWADWSAKEAELIKG
- a CDS encoding glycoside hydrolase family 16 protein: MMLIKLKHTLIFLLAAVLTQACQQEEVDAKLVLPTNLEVNIVQGERGAVTVSFTAQNANFFRVGFGVGPQLPELVQGNQVTFLYRQAGTYTITVQAHATENDFIKEERQISISEAVFGLAIPQTGYTSPESYAGYRLVWRDEFEGNALSSDWVFDLGDGCPTLCGWGNNELQWYRRENVRVENGNLIIQARQESVGGRNYTSSRIKTQSRRSFKFGRVDIRAALPKGQGIWPALWMLGDNIDQVGWPRCGEIDIMEMVGGPGTARNNTVHGTVHWDNNGSHAEFGGSVTLREGIFNDNFHVFSIIWDEQKIVWLLDNEPYHEIDITPAALSELRESFFFLFNIAVGGNWPGNPDGTTTFPQQMVVDYVRVFQKE
- a CDS encoding PKD domain-containing protein, with translation MKRIFRLAAFLLPVLFMWACIEEYRLDAEPPTVQEAGFSFVPSEESDNILQFTADNDFFLMVWDLGNGVKAEGRKVTGFYPLAGTYKVTLTIYSRGGSATFSKDVVIENTDPTLLDRPVFNLLTGGIDAINGKTWAIDSTRAGHLGVGPIGSEFPEFYQARPNEKVGSGMYNTRYTFKLRDFVFDWNTGGLVYLNAAQGANFPGAFDPGVGDLSAPFVSPGGLNWNIVEESGRHPVLSVTTPGFIGYFTGTRSYQILRLTENEMFLRFTDQANGALAWYVRLIPAGFAAPTDPEPEPENPNVNFSLSDLVGNGRKTWKLKPAAGAFGVGPARGSDAFFPNGNNISGDRPCLFNDLFIFNQNGTYEYDAQGDIFGEFYMGLSSEGCQPESNLTGTPGAAWASGQHQFNFTPGTANSLPKITVTGTGAFIVLPKAFNGGEYTQGPPRPNESVTYDVIGYDRATGELQLSIDISGNGAVFWNFTLVPAGTDPEVPQENGLRLQDLIGTGSQAWKLKPAVGAFGVGPAPGSDAFFPNGQNISGDRPCLFNDLFIFKENGIFEYDAQGDIYAEDYMGISGGGCQPESNLTGTPGAAWASGTHQFSFQPASGNNRAKITVTGTGAFIVLPKAFNGGEYTQGPPRPNESVTYDVLNYNPTTRELTLVIDITNNGGVWWTYVLVPAN
- a CDS encoding RagB/SusD family nutrient uptake outer membrane protein; its protein translation is MKKLYIIILALTMSLVSCDHWLDIEPEFVQDAENFFNTEEDFQRAVIGVYDLMQTNYLQVWIGEIASDNSIAGGESVNDTQGLHEIDGMRHGGVNNELRDVMRFNYAGIARANFIFENENKIDFPSKERLMAEISFIRAYYYFTLVNYFGDVPLIVDRRASINEVFQINRTPKAQVYEQIERDLDRAIRVLNWTNPEVGRITKGAAMALKGKVLLYQQKFGEAAQVFDELITTNQAGYALVPNMSTMWLVANQNSSEDVFTIQHSGLQGGDYGCLVCLQGNPAPGFHGIRNYVGPFYGDGNSYNLPTQNLYDFFGNDPRREVTILDLDAFIAAQPNASEISYMIGGGGHTGYYNNKYIKRDFERGLPDDDLTSPLNYRAIRYADVLLMAAEAFAQIGNDARARTELNKVRQRAGVPDITSSGSQLLEDIYRERRLELSGEGYRFWDLVRTGKAVAAISGFQVGKHELFPIPQVEIDLAGGRWAQNPGY